The sequence CGCGATGGGCCTTGTGCAACACGGTGCCGCCCGGCGTCTCGTACACGCCACGGCTCTTCATGCCCACGTAGCGACTCTCCACGATGTCGACGCGACCCACGCCGTGCTTGCCCGCTAGATCGTTCAACCGGCTCAGCAAGGCGACTGGCGCAAAACTCTGGCCGTTGAGGCTCACGGGATTGCCCGCCTCGTACCCGATCTCGATCACTTCGGCCTCCGCCGGAGCATCCTCGGGGTTCTTGGTCAGCAGGAACATTTCCTTGGGCGGCTCTGCCCAAGGGTCCTCCAGAATGCCTCCTTCGAACGAGAGGTGGAGCAGGTTGCGATCCATGCTGTAGGGCTTGGCTGCGGTGGCCGTGATCGGGATGTCGTGGGCCTTGGCGTAGGCGATCAAGTCGGTCCGCCCCTTGAATTCCCACTCGCGCCAGGGCGCGATCACCTGAACGCTGGGATCGAAGTACATCGCGCCCAGCTCGAATCGCACCTGGTCATTGCCCTTGCCCGTCGCACCATGGGCGATGGCATCCGCGCCGACGTCACGCACGGTGTCCATCATGCCTTCGATGATGCACGGTCGCGCCAGGGAAGTGCCGAGCAGGTACTCGCCTTCATACAGGGCGTTGGCGCGCATCGCGGGGAACACGTAGTCCTTCACGAAACGCTCGCGAAGGTCCTTTTGCACGTAGCCGCTGGCCCCGGTGGCCTTGGCTTTGGCCTCCAGCCCCGCAAGTTCTTCCGCCTGTCCCACGTCGGCGCACCAGGCGACGATCTCGGCACCGTATTTCTCTTTGATCCACGTGAGGATCACACTGGTGTCCAGCCCCCCGGAGTATGCGAGCACGACCTTGTTGATGGATTTCACGAGTCACTCCTTCGAGTCCGATGCACGGAGGAAGCGGTCGGGAGAGAGGATGACTTCCCGGAACCGCTGCGCCATGCGGCCCGCCTGATAGCCGTCCATGACCCGGTGGTCAAACGCAACGCCTAGGGTGAGCACATCTCGCGGCACAACCTGCCCCTCCACCACCACTGCCAGGGGGCGAACGCTACCCATCGTCAGGATCAGGGGGGTTCGTGCCGGCGGAAACAGGGGCGCAAACCCCGTGGTCAGGCCGAAGCCGCCCACGTTGGTGACCATCACGGAACCGAAAGCGTCGTAGGGCACCCCGAAACGAGACAGGTCGAGGTCGAAGTCGTAGGTGAGACGTTCTGCCGCGCGGGTAGCCCAGCGCACGAAGAGCGGCGGCAGCTTCGCCAAGCGGCGCGTGCTGACTTGCGTGGGATCGTCCTTGTGGGTTCGGATGCGTTGGCTTCGCTCCCGAAGCTCTCGCGCGATATCGGCAACGCTCTTTTCGTCCGCACGCGTGATCTTGGCGCCCGCCAGGTTCTCGCCTGCCTCGAAGGCGACCTGGAAAAAGACGTCGATGGTGTCGCGCACCCAAAGTCGTCCACGGCGCTCGATGGCATTGACGTCAGGCCGCTCATGCAGTGCCATCGCAACCGCTTTGCCCACGACATGAGTCAGCGTCACGTGCTCGCCGCTACGCTCGCGTTCTTCGGCGACGAATCGCTGCGCCGCGTCGACCTCCACGTCGATGATGCCGTACACCGTCGGGTCGCGGGGGCGATCCCAGGTGTGGACGGCGAGAATTCGCCAAGAGCTGGCGTTTCGCAGGCGAGAGAAGCTCACGGAGCGAGAGAAAACCCGCGCTTCGAGCCGGATGCAAGGGCCGCCTGAACCGCGTCTTCGGCCACCACACCCACGAAGCGCTCCACCTCGACGCCTGAGCGGTCCAGGACGATCAGAGTCGGCACCCGGTCGATATGGCCAAAGGGCGTGAGCCGCTCACCAAACTCCTCGGCCATCGCCACGGGGTACGACAGCTGCATGGACGACTGAAACGCCTGAGCCATCACCAAGTACTTGGGGGG is a genomic window of Polyangiaceae bacterium containing:
- a CDS encoding argininosuccinate synthase, whose protein sequence is MKSINKVVLAYSGGLDTSVILTWIKEKYGAEIVAWCADVGQAEELAGLEAKAKATGASGYVQKDLRERFVKDYVFPAMRANALYEGEYLLGTSLARPCIIEGMMDTVRDVGADAIAHGATGKGNDQVRFELGAMYFDPSVQVIAPWREWEFKGRTDLIAYAKAHDIPITATAAKPYSMDRNLLHLSFEGGILEDPWAEPPKEMFLLTKNPEDAPAEAEVIEIGYEAGNPVSLNGQSFAPVALLSRLNDLAGKHGVGRVDIVESRYVGMKSRGVYETPGGTVLHKAHRAMESITLDREQIRIRDSLVPEYAALVYRGLWFSPEREMLQQMFDSVQSLVSGVVRLKLYKGSVTVLGRKSDNSLYREDFVTFERDEVYDQADASGFIRLTGLRIRLEALRRRQLEAKKA
- a CDS encoding 2-oxo acid dehydrogenase subunit E2 is translated as MSFSRLRNASSWRILAVHTWDRPRDPTVYGIIDVEVDAAQRFVAEERERSGEHVTLTHVVGKAVAMALHERPDVNAIERRGRLWVRDTIDVFFQVAFEAGENLAGAKITRADEKSVADIARELRERSQRIRTHKDDPTQVSTRRLAKLPPLFVRWATRAAERLTYDFDLDLSRFGVPYDAFGSVMVTNVGGFGLTTGFAPLFPPARTPLILTMGSVRPLAVVVEGQVVPRDVLTLGVAFDHRVMDGYQAGRMAQRFREVILSPDRFLRASDSKE